A single genomic interval of Plantibacter sp. Leaf314 harbors:
- the gatC gene encoding Asp-tRNA(Asn)/Glu-tRNA(Gln) amidotransferase subunit GatC codes for MSEITTEQVAHLATLARIALSQDEIAHLTTELDSIVDNIAKVQQVATPDVPATSHPIPLENVYRDDVVGNTLTREQALQNAPESADGRFKVSAILGEEQ; via the coding sequence ATGTCGGAAATCACCACCGAGCAGGTCGCACATCTCGCGACCCTCGCTCGCATCGCCCTGAGCCAGGACGAGATCGCCCACCTCACCACGGAGCTCGACTCCATCGTGGACAACATCGCGAAGGTGCAGCAGGTGGCCACACCTGACGTCCCGGCGACGAGCCACCCGATCCCGCTCGAGAACGTGTACCGCGACGACGTCGTCGGCAACACGCTCACCCGGGAGCAGGCGCTGCAGAACGCACCGGAGTCGGCCGACGGCCGGTTCAAGGTCTCGGCCATCCTGGGGGAGGAGCAGTGA
- a CDS encoding long-chain-fatty-acid--CoA ligase: MSQNDSSSRPRPPHERPWLASYAADVPDDIPEQTGSLGDLVEASAASYPDAVALEFFGSTTTYAELDALIARAAAGLRDLGVRAGDPVALMLPNCPQHIVAFYAVLRLGAVVIEHNPLYTPQELRHQFEDHRARFAIVWDKVAGHLQDFPADLAVDALVTIDVTRAMPIHMRLALRLPIAKARASRAQLTAPVSGTVVWERLLTTGSLPASHPKPATDALALIQYTSGTTGSPKGAALTHGNLLANAAQSRAWVPTVPRGSAVVYAMLPMFHAYGLTLCLTFAMSMGSRLVLFPKFDPALVLKVMKKRPPTFLPAVPPIADRLLAAATEQGVSLQGTEIAISGAMPLPHELVVPFEAASGGFLVEGYGLSECSPVISANPVSAARKPGTIGLPLPSTEVRVVDPDDPGTDRPAGEPGELLVRGPQVFRGYYNKPEETAAVLLPGGWFRTGDIVSIDDEGFMTVVDRIKELIITGGFNVSPSEVEQVLRGHASVADAAVVGIPDPHSGEQVVAAVVAAPGTTVDAEALRAWAREILTPYKVPKRVVVVDELPKSLIGKVLRRQVRDDLLDAAGH, encoded by the coding sequence GTGAGCCAGAACGACTCGAGCAGCCGTCCCCGTCCCCCGCACGAGCGCCCGTGGCTGGCGAGCTACGCCGCCGACGTCCCGGACGACATCCCCGAGCAGACCGGCAGCCTCGGCGATCTCGTGGAGGCCTCCGCGGCGAGCTACCCGGACGCGGTGGCGCTCGAGTTCTTCGGCTCGACGACCACCTACGCCGAACTCGACGCCCTGATCGCGCGCGCTGCGGCCGGTCTGCGCGACCTCGGCGTCCGGGCCGGCGACCCGGTCGCCCTCATGCTCCCGAACTGTCCGCAGCACATCGTCGCGTTCTACGCCGTCCTCCGACTCGGCGCCGTCGTCATCGAGCACAACCCCCTCTACACGCCGCAGGAGCTCCGCCACCAGTTCGAGGACCACCGCGCCCGGTTCGCGATCGTCTGGGACAAGGTCGCAGGTCACCTGCAGGACTTCCCGGCCGACCTGGCGGTGGATGCGCTCGTCACGATCGACGTCACCCGTGCGATGCCGATCCACATGCGCCTGGCACTGCGGCTCCCGATCGCGAAGGCACGCGCCTCCCGTGCGCAGTTGACCGCCCCGGTCTCCGGCACGGTGGTGTGGGAGCGGCTCCTCACCACCGGGTCACTCCCGGCGAGCCACCCGAAGCCGGCGACCGACGCGCTCGCGCTCATCCAGTACACCAGTGGCACGACAGGCTCGCCGAAGGGTGCGGCCCTGACCCACGGGAACCTGCTCGCCAACGCCGCCCAGTCGCGCGCCTGGGTGCCGACCGTGCCACGGGGATCCGCCGTCGTCTACGCAATGCTCCCGATGTTCCACGCCTACGGGCTGACGCTGTGCCTCACGTTCGCCATGAGCATGGGCTCGCGACTCGTCCTGTTCCCGAAGTTCGACCCGGCGCTCGTCCTCAAGGTCATGAAGAAGCGCCCTCCGACCTTCCTGCCGGCGGTGCCGCCCATCGCCGACCGTCTCCTGGCGGCGGCGACGGAGCAGGGCGTCTCGCTGCAGGGTACCGAGATCGCGATCTCCGGGGCCATGCCGCTCCCCCACGAGCTCGTCGTGCCGTTCGAAGCGGCGTCCGGCGGGTTCCTCGTCGAGGGGTACGGGCTCTCCGAGTGCTCACCGGTGATCTCCGCGAACCCGGTGTCCGCCGCCAGGAAGCCCGGCACCATCGGTCTCCCGCTGCCGAGCACCGAGGTCAGGGTCGTCGACCCCGATGATCCGGGGACGGACCGGCCGGCCGGAGAGCCGGGCGAACTCCTCGTCCGCGGACCCCAGGTGTTCCGCGGCTACTACAACAAGCCGGAGGAGACCGCGGCCGTGCTCCTCCCGGGCGGTTGGTTCCGCACCGGCGACATCGTGTCGATCGACGACGAGGGGTTCATGACGGTCGTCGACCGCATCAAGGAGCTCATCATCACGGGCGGGTTCAACGTCTCCCCCAGCGAGGTCGAGCAGGTCCTCCGCGGCCATGCATCCGTCGCGGACGCCGCCGTCGTCGGGATCCCCGACCCGCACTCCGGCGAGCAGGTCGTCGCAGCCGTCGTCGCCGCTCCGGGCACCACCGTCGACGCCGAGGCGCTCCGCGCGTGGGCTCGCGAGATCCTCACGCCCTACAAGGTGCCGAAGCGGGTGGTCGTCGTGGACGAACTCCCGAAGTCGCTCATCGGCAAGGTCCTACGACGCCAGGTCAGGGACGATCTCCTGGACGCCGCCGGGCACTGA
- the ligA gene encoding NAD-dependent DNA ligase LigA has protein sequence MANSNEQTLQQASAEAEELTSRILELRDAYYERDESLASDQEYDAMIKRLDELERLFPELQSQDSPTQTVGGRTETTLFAPVTHLERMLSLDNVFSTEEFLAWAAKVERDADGAVQYLCELKIDGLAINLRYERGRLVSAATRGDGVVGEDVTENVRYIRSIPSVLTTADTDVEVPEVVEVRGEIFFPVEAFRELNANQAAAGERVFANPRNAASGSLRQKAESKNPAQLALMHDRLGRLQMLVHGIGAWERPPVARQSQVYELLHRWGLPTSSHYRVHDEATGAAEFIEYFGAHRDSVEHEIDGVVVKVDDLALHGELGATSRAPRWAIAYKYPPEQVNTKLLDIVVSVGRTGRATPFAVMEKVLVAGSEVRQATLHNQDVVKAKGVLIGDTVVLRKAGDVIPEVLGPVVELRDGSEREFVMPDDCPECGTPLAPAKEGDIDLRCPNARSCPAQVRGRVEHIGSRGALDVEALGEVAAAALTQPLEPAEPPLTTEAELFSLTMADLFPVTVVVRDNETGLPKLNEDGSEKRVTPFRRRRAKKDGVHAPEASEFDGDESSVPSKNAVELLANLDAAKTRPLARLLVALNIRHVGPVAARSLAEYFGSLDAIRAASREELAEVDGVGGIIADALMAWFEIDWHREIVEEWTAAGVQWATPGHPGPGAAVAAGGVLSGVTVVATGSLDGFTREGALEAIVQAGGKAASSVSKKTDFVAAGPGAGSKLAKAEALGLRIIDAEQFAILVSEGPTALGEPETPGDEAPADEAPATD, from the coding sequence GTGGCGAACAGCAACGAACAGACCCTGCAGCAGGCATCGGCCGAGGCGGAGGAGCTCACCTCTCGAATCCTCGAGCTGCGCGACGCGTACTACGAGCGGGACGAGTCGCTCGCCTCCGATCAGGAGTACGACGCCATGATCAAGCGGCTCGACGAGCTCGAGCGGCTCTTCCCCGAGTTGCAGAGCCAGGACAGCCCGACGCAGACGGTCGGCGGCCGGACGGAGACGACGCTGTTCGCACCGGTCACCCACCTCGAACGCATGCTGAGCCTCGACAACGTCTTCTCGACCGAGGAGTTCCTCGCCTGGGCGGCGAAGGTCGAGCGCGACGCGGACGGTGCCGTCCAGTACCTGTGCGAGCTGAAGATCGACGGCCTCGCCATCAACCTGCGGTACGAGCGAGGGCGTCTGGTGAGCGCGGCGACCCGCGGCGACGGCGTCGTCGGTGAGGACGTCACGGAGAACGTCCGGTACATCCGCTCCATCCCGAGCGTGCTGACCACCGCCGACACGGACGTCGAGGTCCCCGAGGTCGTGGAGGTGCGCGGCGAGATCTTCTTCCCCGTCGAGGCGTTCCGCGAGCTCAACGCCAACCAGGCGGCCGCCGGTGAACGGGTGTTCGCGAACCCCCGAAACGCGGCGAGCGGATCGCTCCGTCAGAAGGCGGAGAGCAAGAACCCGGCGCAGCTCGCCCTCATGCACGACCGGCTCGGCCGGCTGCAGATGCTCGTCCACGGCATCGGCGCCTGGGAGCGCCCGCCGGTCGCGCGTCAGTCGCAGGTCTACGAGCTCCTCCACCGGTGGGGTCTGCCGACCTCGTCGCACTACCGGGTCCACGACGAAGCGACGGGGGCGGCCGAGTTCATCGAGTACTTCGGAGCACATCGCGACAGCGTCGAGCACGAGATTGACGGGGTCGTCGTCAAGGTCGACGATCTCGCGCTCCACGGGGAACTCGGCGCGACGAGCAGGGCTCCGCGCTGGGCCATCGCCTACAAGTACCCGCCGGAGCAGGTGAACACCAAGCTCCTCGACATCGTGGTCAGCGTCGGCCGCACCGGTCGGGCCACGCCCTTCGCCGTCATGGAGAAGGTCCTGGTCGCCGGCAGCGAAGTGCGCCAGGCCACGCTGCACAACCAGGACGTCGTGAAGGCGAAGGGGGTGCTCATCGGCGACACCGTCGTCCTCCGCAAGGCCGGCGACGTCATCCCCGAGGTCCTCGGTCCCGTGGTCGAACTCCGCGACGGTTCCGAGCGCGAGTTCGTCATGCCGGACGACTGCCCGGAATGCGGCACCCCGCTCGCCCCTGCCAAGGAGGGGGACATCGACCTGCGCTGCCCGAACGCGCGGAGCTGCCCGGCTCAGGTGCGAGGCCGGGTGGAGCACATCGGTTCACGTGGAGCACTCGACGTCGAAGCCCTCGGCGAGGTGGCCGCAGCGGCGCTCACGCAGCCGCTCGAACCCGCGGAGCCGCCGCTGACCACCGAGGCTGAGCTCTTCTCGCTGACGATGGCCGACCTCTTCCCGGTGACGGTGGTCGTGCGCGACAACGAGACCGGCCTGCCGAAGCTCAACGAGGACGGCTCGGAGAAGCGAGTCACGCCGTTCCGCCGCCGTCGGGCGAAGAAGGACGGCGTGCACGCCCCGGAGGCGTCCGAGTTCGACGGCGACGAGTCCTCGGTGCCGTCGAAGAACGCGGTCGAGCTGCTCGCCAACCTCGACGCCGCGAAGACGCGCCCGCTCGCACGGTTGCTCGTCGCCCTCAACATCCGCCACGTCGGTCCCGTGGCGGCCAGGTCGCTCGCGGAGTACTTCGGATCGCTCGACGCCATCCGAGCTGCGAGCCGCGAGGAGCTGGCCGAGGTCGACGGTGTCGGCGGGATCATCGCCGACGCCCTCATGGCCTGGTTCGAGATCGACTGGCACCGCGAGATCGTCGAGGAGTGGACGGCTGCCGGCGTGCAGTGGGCGACGCCCGGTCACCCGGGCCCAGGTGCCGCCGTCGCTGCTGGCGGTGTCCTCTCGGGCGTGACCGTCGTCGCGACCGGTTCCCTGGACGGTTTCACCCGCGAGGGCGCGCTGGAGGCCATCGTGCAGGCCGGAGGCAAGGCGGCGTCGAGCGTCTCGAAGAAGACCGACTTCGTCGCCGCCGGCCCGGGCGCGGGGTCGAAGCTCGCGAAGGCGGAAGCGCTCGGTCTGCGGATCATCGACGCGGAGCAGTTCGCGATCCTGGTCTCGGAGGGCCCGACAGCCCTCGGCGAGCCCGAGACGCCCGGCGACGAGGCTCCGGCCGACGAGGCACCGGCGACCGACTGA